A single window of Salvia splendens isolate huo1 chromosome 8, SspV2, whole genome shotgun sequence DNA harbors:
- the LOC121744892 gene encoding probable leucine-rich repeat receptor-like protein kinase At5g63930, which translates to MHMLFTLLLLVLSTSVSVTGNAELRALMQIKASLDPGNKRLSSWTADGDPCGGAFEGVACNEHRKVANISLQGKELAGKVPAALSELKCLSGLYLHYNSLTGEIPPEIANLTELSDLYLNVNRLTGEIPPQIGSMASLQVVQLCCNNLNGRIPAEMGLLKKLSVLALENNGITGQIPSSLGNLGMLKRLYLNSNRLSGSVPISLANLVSLQVLDVRNNTLSGVVPLALRHLNEEFRFENNPGLCGSGFPSLRACTAWDNANQASTVPTASIPRSAPLPLNCSRCSGSSSRLPQMGIVGGAIAVTLALTVVALLCAVKYRRAKQKVSHKSDTSEVKSKDHLHKAMSHPSPQEYYHDEISSPCSKFNLEEVESATHHFSEANLLGRSKFSAVYRGTLKDGAVVAIKSISKTSCKTDEDEFFKGMSLLSSLSHENVVKLKGYCSSKARGECFLIYEFMPGGNLSRYLDGEDDHTILDWPTRVSIIHGIAKGMEYLHRNEWNKGGIIHQNISVEKVVLDEQMRPLIVDCGLLKLLADDVVYSALKVSAALGYMAPEYISTGRFTEKSDVYAYGVIILQVLSGKTVLSTAVRAAAESGNVGELMDAKLEGKYSETEGAGLTKMALDCTNDDPQSRPTMEWVVRELSSLLVESISNV; encoded by the exons atgcacATGCTCTTCACTCTCCTTCTCCTTGTCCTCAGCACCTCTGTTTCCGTTACCGGAAATGCCGAGCTGAGAGCGCTGATGCAGATAAAGGCCTCCTTGGATCCCGGAAACAAGCGGCTATCGTCGTGGACGGCCGACGGCGACCCCTGCGGAGGCGCGTTTGAAGGCGTCGCCTGCAACGAGCACCGCAAGGTCGCCAACATCTCGCTTCAGGGGAAGGAGCTCGCCGGAAAGGTGCCGGCGGCTCTGTCGGAGCTCAAGTGCTTGTCCGGTCTCTACCTCCATTACAATTCCCTGACCGGCGAAATTCCGCCGGAGATTGCTAATCTCACCGAGCTCTCCGATCTCTATCTCAACGTCAATCGTTTAACCGGCGAAATTCCGCCTCAGATCGGAAGCATGGCTTCTCTTCAAG TGGTGCAGCTGTGCTGCAACAATCTGAATGGAAGGATACCCGCGGAGATGGGGTTGTTGAaaaagttaagcgtgcttgcgCTAGAGAATAACGGGATAACAGGGCAGATACCTTCCAGCTTGGGAAATTTAGGGATGTTGAAGAGATTGTATTTGAACTCTAATCGTCTCTCTGGCTCAGTTCCGATCTCATTAGCCAATCTCGTCTCGTTACAAGTGCTTGATGTTCGTAACAACACTCTCTCTGGAGTTGTCCCTCTTG CTCTGAGGCATTTGAATGAAGAATTTCGTTTCGAAAACAATCCTGGCTTGTGCGGCTCGGGATTCCCTTCTCTTCGAGCTTGCACTGCTTGGGACAACGCGAACCAGGCGAGCACGGTACCTACAGCGAGCATACCGCGGTCAGCGCCTCTCCCGTTGAACTGCTCGCGCTGCTCTGGCTCCTCGTCGCGTCTCCCACAGATGGGTATTGTTGGAGGAGCCATTGCAGTGACCCTGGCGTTAACCGTGGTGGCATTGCTCTGTGCTGTCAAGTATCGTCGTGCAAAGCAGAAAGTCAGCCATAAATCCGACACCTCCGAAGTTAAGTCTAAAGATCATTTGCACAAGGCTATGAGCCATCCTTCTCCTCAAGAATATTACCATGATGAGATATCATCTCCTTGTAGCAAGTTCAATCTTGAAGAGGTGGAATCAGCTACGCACCATTTCTCGGAGGCGAATCTGCTGGGGAGGAGCAAGTTCTCCGCGGTCTACAGGGGAACGCTCAAGGATGGAGCGGTTGTGGCGATCAAGAGCATCAGCAAGACAAGCTGCAAGACGGATGAGGACGAGTTCTTCAAGGGGATGAGCTTGCTCAGCTCTCTTAGCCATGAGAATGTTGTCAAGTTGAAGGGCTATTGCTCTTCCAAGGCTAGAGGGGAATGCTTCTTGATATACGAATTCATGCCGGGAGGGAACCTGTCTCGCTATCTTGATGGGGAAGATGATCACACCATCCTTGATTGGCCAACAAGAGTCTCAATCATCCATGGCATTGCAAAAG GCATGGAGTATTTGCATAGAAATGAATGGAACAAGGGTGGCATCATCCATCAGAACATATCAGTGGAGAAAGTTGTGTTGGACGAGCAGATGAGGCCTTTGATTGTGGACTGCGGCCTCTTGAAGCTGCTGGCCGACGACGTGGTCTACTCGGCACTGAAAGTGAGCGCGGCGCTCGGGTACATGGCGCCGGAGTACATAAGCACGGGGCGGTTCACGGAGAAGAGCGACGTCTATGCCTATGGTGTCATCATCCTCCAGGTGCTCTCCGGCAAGACAGTGCTCTCCACGGCCGTAAGAGCGGCAGCGGAATCCGGGAACGTGGGAGAGCTGATGGACGCGAAACTTGAGGGGAAGTATAGTGAGACTGAGGGCGCTGGGCTCACAAAAATGGCTTTGGATTGCACCAATGATGATCCACAAAGTAGACCAACAATGGAATGGGTTGTTAGAGAGCTGTCTTCATTGTTAGTTGAGAGCATCTCTAATGTGTAA
- the LOC121744898 gene encoding putative pentatricopeptide repeat-containing protein At5g43820 produces the protein MFIRGVSWNKFRCSSLLLHRSYLVFASHYSTDQLVVNTTKNNSSTSSECHILNQLCDIFPISIRSPSDVDSSCNLLDVRAADDISVRSPSDVDSSCSDIRAADDFLPPEDKLRGVFLQKLPGKVAIHTALSGVGVELNDEVFSNVVNMGDLSGEAMLVFFNWAIEQPNLSKGVGAFHIVLKALGRRKSFVHMMELVKDMGKRGVSLNSETLFIVMDSYLRAHRVSKATTIFGELEKYGLECNKETLSVALNCLSQRSHVGTACLLFNRMREKVQCDSSMYNIIIGGWSKLGKVTEIEKFLKLMVDDGVVPNCVTHSYVIEGFGRACRFDDAIRIFNYLEEKGSALSSEVYNAMIFNCIANHDISGALKYHEGMVHDGFEPSVDTYVRIILYFLKRRRVSDAIELLDVMLGRGVIPSTGALTEILKPLCSYGPPYAALMVYNKARKAGCRVSMTGYKLLLMRLSRFGKCGMLLKMWEEMQESGYGCDMQAYEYLVNGLCNTGRLESAVLVMEECISKGLFPSKIISSKLYNRLMDSNKVDVAYKLFLKLRNARLNENAQRYWRAKGWHF, from the coding sequence ATGTTTATTAGAGGGgtttcatggaataaattcagGTGCAGCTCTCTGCTGCTCCACCGTTCCTATCTGGTTTTTGCATCTCATTATTCGACAGATCAACTTGTTGTAAATACCACAAAAAATAATAGTTCTACCAGCAGTGAATGTCATATACTGAACCAGCTCTGTGATATTTTCCCCATATCAATTCGCAGTCCTAGTGATGTAGATTCATCTTGCAATCTATTGGATGTTAGGGCTGCCGATGATATTTCAGTCCGCAGCCCTAGTGATGTGGATTCTTCTTGCAGTGATATTAGGGCTGCCGATGATTTTCTGCCGCCTGAAGATAAGCTGCGGGGAGTTTTTCTGCAGAAGCTCCCCGGCAAAGTTGCGATTCATACCGCCTTGAGCGGGGTTGGTGTAGAATTAAATGATGAAGTATTTTCTAATGTAGTGAACATGGGAGACTTAAGTGGTGAGGCGATGTTAGTGTTCTTCAATTGGGCAATTGAGCAGCCAAATTTGTCTAAAGGTGTTGGTGCCTTCCATATAGTGCTTAAAGCATTGGGTAGGAGGAAATCATTTGTGCATATGATGGAATTAGTGAAAGATATGGGGAAGAGAGGGGTAAGCTTGAATTCTGAGACCCTTTTCATTGTTATGGATAGTTATCTTCGCGCTCACCGTGTTTCTAAAGCTACAACAATTTTTGGGGAGTTGGAGAAGTATGGGTTAGAATGCAATAAGGAAACTCTGAGTGTTGCATTGAATTGCTTGTCGCAGCGATCACATGTAGGAACAGCATGCTTGTTGTTTAATAGAATGAGAGAGAAGGTGCAGTGTGATAGTTCGATGTATAATATTATCATAGGAGGATGGTCAAAGCTTGGTAAAGTTACTGAAATTGagaaatttttgaagttgatgGTGGATGATGGAGTTGTGCCTAACTGTGTTACTCATAGCTATGTCATTGAGGGGTTCGGCAGAGCTTGTAGATTCGATGATGCGATCAGAATTTTCAACTACTTGGAGGAGAAAGGGAGTGCACTGAGTAGTGAGGTTTACAATGCTATGATTTTCAACTGTATTGCTAATCACGACATCAGTGGGGCGTTGAAATACCACGAGGGGATGGTGCATGATGGTTTTGAGCCAAGCGTGGATACTTATGTCAGGATAATACTGTATTTCCTCAAAAGAAGAAGAGTTTCAGATGCCATCGAATTGCTCGATGTGATGCTTGGCCGAGGCGTGATTCCTTCAACGGGGGCTTTGACTGAGATCTTGAAACCTTTGTGTAGCTACGGTCCGCCATATGCTGCATTGATGGTGTACAACAAGGCAAGGAAAGCAGGGTGTAGAGTGTCGATGACGGGCTATAAGCTGCTACTGATGAGGCTATCTAGGTTTGGAAAGTGTGGAATGCTGCTGAAAATGTGGGAGGAAATGCAAGAAAGTGGGTATGGTTGTGATATGCAGGCTTATGAGTATCTCGTAAATGGTCTGTGCAACACAGGGAGGCTTGAATCTGCAGTGCTGGTAATGGAGGAATGTATTAGCAAGGGATTATTCCCTAGCAAAATCATTTCTAGCAAATTATATAATAGGTTAATGGATTCAAATAAAGTGGATGTGGCTTACAAGCTATTTCTCAAGTTGAGAAATGCTCGGCTAAATGAAAATGCCCAAAGGTATTGGAGAGCTAAAGGTTggcatttttaa